From a single bacterium genomic region:
- a CDS encoding insulinase family protein → METHQLSNGLTVYTVENHVIPLATLDMWVRVGSKDEPTEHAGISHFLEHMLFKGTDRLAVGEYDRRIEELGGYLNAATSTDYTHYYITLPSESLEKAMEDMADVVRNSKIDPREVDRERLVILEEIRMKQDNPLAFLYDEIVRSIYATGPYANTVIGSHESVSAMKQETILSHYHRFYSPQNMALVVVGDIDTQRIVVRLEELLGDLERPVDPWRGAAPKTEYAESPGRTWDRDWQQHYFFLAYPGVACDSIETLAKLEIAETLLLGGRSSRLVNAIQEKKRLVTSISGFIHPTRHPGMVGIYGTCEPQNLDAVREAIDDEIRKLRNDGPTDREMRRAMRQIINSHLYSTETNTGKAQTIGYSYALFDDPCLLDRFPDAVGRVVEEDVAEVLDLLAPEKASQFVARPARAAAR, encoded by the coding sequence GTGGAAACCCACCAGCTATCCAACGGCCTGACCGTCTATACGGTCGAGAATCACGTCATCCCCCTGGCAACACTGGACATGTGGGTGCGAGTCGGATCCAAGGACGAGCCCACCGAGCATGCCGGCATCAGCCATTTCCTGGAACACATGCTCTTCAAGGGCACAGACCGCCTGGCGGTGGGGGAGTACGATCGCCGCATCGAAGAACTTGGCGGCTACCTGAACGCAGCCACCAGCACCGATTACACGCATTACTACATCACGCTTCCCAGCGAGAGCCTCGAGAAGGCCATGGAAGACATGGCCGATGTCGTCCGGAACTCGAAGATCGATCCGCGCGAAGTCGATCGCGAACGACTCGTCATTCTTGAAGAAATTCGCATGAAGCAAGACAATCCGCTCGCATTCTTGTACGACGAGATTGTCCGCTCCATCTACGCGACGGGTCCGTACGCGAACACCGTGATCGGCAGCCACGAGAGCGTCTCCGCGATGAAGCAGGAGACAATCCTCTCGCACTACCATCGTTTCTACTCGCCGCAGAACATGGCGTTGGTCGTCGTCGGTGATATCGATACGCAGCGCATCGTTGTTCGTCTCGAAGAACTCCTTGGCGATCTGGAACGTCCCGTCGACCCCTGGCGCGGTGCCGCACCCAAAACCGAATACGCAGAATCTCCCGGTCGCACCTGGGATCGCGACTGGCAGCAGCACTACTTCTTCCTCGCCTATCCAGGCGTTGCCTGCGACTCGATAGAGACGCTGGCGAAGCTGGAGATCGCCGAGACCCTTCTGCTCGGCGGACGCAGTTCCCGCCTCGTCAATGCGATTCAGGAGAAGAAGCGCCTCGTCACATCGATTTCAGGCTTCATCCATCCGACGCGTCATCCGGGCATGGTTGGAATTTACGGAACCTGTGAGCCGCAGAACCTGGACGCCGTTCGCGAAGCGATCGACGACGAGATTCGCAAGCTGCGCAACGACGGCCCGACGGACCGCGAAATGCGACGGGCCATGCGCCAGATCATCAACTCGCACCTTTACAGCACAGAGACGAATACGGGAAAGGCCCAGACGATCGGATACAGTTATGCGCTGTTCGACGATCCGTGTCTGCTGGATCGATTCCCGGATGCAGTGGGTCGTGTGGTCGAAGAGGACGTTGCAGAAGTCCTGGACTTATTGGCTCCGGAGAAGGCCAGCCAGTTTGTGGCACGGCCTGCTCGGGCCGCGGCGAGATGA
- a CDS encoding glycosyltransferase, whose product MRIVHVYKDFWPPIVGGIERSINWMALGCQRLFGDEITVLVNSRTKETREREYEGLRIIEVGEWGRAFSAPLSPSFPGWLKKLKPDVWHFHIPNPTGDVSYLLKRPAGAVVATYHSDIVRQKWALWAYGPMLRAFLKRCHTVMPTSPHLIECSPFLSAVREKCTPVPLGMPLQRFERTAEAGLKAREVKKKYRGFPLIVFVGKLRYYKGLHFLVSALRGLPNVHALIIGDGPERGRLAGLAEEFNLTDRWHFLGELNDEDMVAHLHAADIFVLPSHLTSEAYGLVQIEAMAAGLPVISTNLPTGVPYINRDGETGLIVPPADDQALATAIAELLNDQSRRLSMAEHAYRRAHEEFSVDRMAERVHEVYERAVTGK is encoded by the coding sequence ATGCGAATCGTTCATGTTTACAAGGATTTCTGGCCCCCGATCGTGGGTGGCATCGAGCGATCGATCAACTGGATGGCGCTCGGATGCCAGCGCTTGTTCGGCGACGAGATTACGGTCCTTGTGAACTCGCGAACAAAGGAAACGCGCGAACGCGAGTACGAGGGCTTGCGCATCATCGAAGTAGGCGAATGGGGACGTGCGTTTTCTGCGCCATTGTCTCCATCATTCCCTGGCTGGTTGAAAAAGCTGAAGCCGGACGTGTGGCACTTCCACATTCCAAACCCCACGGGCGATGTTTCGTATTTGCTGAAGCGCCCTGCGGGGGCCGTGGTCGCGACGTACCACAGCGACATTGTTCGCCAGAAGTGGGCGCTGTGGGCTTATGGTCCGATGCTGCGCGCGTTTCTGAAGCGCTGCCACACCGTGATGCCGACGTCGCCACACCTGATCGAGTGCTCGCCATTCCTGAGCGCCGTGCGCGAGAAATGCACGCCGGTCCCGTTGGGGATGCCACTGCAGCGATTTGAACGCACGGCCGAAGCGGGACTGAAGGCGCGCGAGGTGAAGAAGAAGTATCGCGGTTTTCCGCTGATCGTGTTTGTCGGCAAGCTGCGATACTATAAGGGACTGCACTTCCTGGTTTCTGCCCTGCGCGGTTTGCCGAATGTGCATGCGCTGATCATTGGCGATGGTCCTGAGCGCGGACGGCTGGCGGGGCTCGCGGAGGAGTTCAACCTCACCGATCGCTGGCACTTCCTGGGCGAGCTGAACGATGAAGACATGGTCGCGCATCTGCACGCAGCAGACATCTTCGTGCTGCCGAGTCACTTGACTTCGGAAGCATACGGCCTCGTTCAGATCGAAGCGATGGCCGCGGGACTGCCGGTGATCAGCACAAACCTGCCGACGGGCGTTCCCTACATTAACCGCGACGGTGAGACGGGCTTGATCGTGCCACCGGCCGACGATCAGGCACTTGCCACGGCGATTGCCGAACTCCTGAACGATCAATCGCGCCGGCTGAGCATGGCCGAGCACGCGTACCGCCGCGCCCACGAGGAGTTCTCGGTGGATCGCATGGCGGAACGCGTCCACGAAGTGTACGAGCGAGCCGTAACCGGGAAGTAG
- a CDS encoding S8 family serine peptidase — protein sequence MKRLLLGGLLILAAGGLSAADLNPKMAYLTDGDAGLVNMSSDLLQARLEVRKGASARAVLDQFPKHAIRNGKLQCIISVDAITPEIIDQVKSQGLQIVGTYDLPGDLHHIVVHATNPLQFDSIARSSGVRAVVVEPEPTLHVGAVTSQADSAIGAATARTNFSVDGTGLRVGVLSDSVHDVIGGTLSGGFLTGSSSQGTGDLPASLRVIDAGPGGGTDEGAGMAELVYDLAPGADISFASAFSGYSAFASNITALATDAGLECDVICDDVSYSVEPVYQDGPIALAAQNAVDSGIPYYSSAGNQTDDGHERPYTDANSGTDDLVFPPTGNDLHDFGLAMGLSSDTHLQFTLANGEAITLGLHWTEPYGGTYGAGPGSEADYDLYIVNSATLPVTNPMVLAASTNVQGTSGSPSGPAFEGCSYQNTTGSPQTVYVIIDHYDGKKDDDIHLWVKYDGSGGIDDKVLLTDRTLFGHAAAPGAIATGAMLYFEISTGGNAYAPNGVLNVNSFSSLGGDLPFYFDSTGALLGTVETRAKPEVTGPDGADTTFFGSGDWDSTSFPNFWGTSAAAPHVAAVAALMLERNAALTPANLNQILINTAVDAETAGWDSLSGHGVVDALAAVTNAVSTPPTVTIDENASQDDPTNTLPIVFDVVFSEDVTGFTGGADVSFSGTASGITYNITGGPASYQVNVTAITSPGTVIASIPSSAANSVGTGLGNTASSSTDNSVTYDNVSPTMDTLQAAAGQADPATTLPINFTVDFDEAINGFDASDVDTSASTASGTLTVGITPSSRGTSGPFTVSVDGAAGAGDITISIIGGGITDDAGNTVNASGSATVTYNPAAAVEEWWVVK from the coding sequence ATGAAGAGACTTCTGCTCGGAGGTCTTCTGATCCTGGCGGCCGGTGGTTTGAGCGCTGCGGATCTCAATCCCAAAATGGCCTATCTGACCGATGGCGATGCGGGACTCGTAAACATGTCCAGCGACCTGCTTCAGGCTCGACTGGAAGTCCGCAAGGGCGCGTCCGCCCGCGCGGTGCTCGATCAGTTCCCGAAACACGCCATTCGGAACGGCAAACTGCAGTGCATCATCAGCGTCGATGCGATCACTCCTGAGATCATCGACCAGGTGAAGAGCCAAGGGCTGCAGATTGTCGGCACCTACGATCTTCCCGGCGACCTGCATCACATTGTCGTCCACGCCACAAACCCGCTCCAGTTCGACAGCATCGCCCGCAGTTCCGGCGTTCGCGCAGTTGTCGTCGAGCCCGAGCCGACCCTGCACGTTGGAGCCGTCACATCTCAGGCCGATTCGGCAATCGGTGCAGCCACAGCCCGCACTAATTTCTCGGTCGACGGAACCGGACTTCGCGTCGGCGTCCTCAGCGACAGTGTTCACGATGTGATCGGCGGCACCCTGTCAGGGGGATTCCTCACAGGTTCCTCATCCCAGGGCACCGGCGACCTGCCGGCCAGTCTTCGCGTCATCGATGCCGGCCCCGGCGGCGGCACTGACGAGGGCGCCGGCATGGCGGAGTTGGTCTACGATCTGGCCCCCGGCGCTGATATCTCCTTTGCATCTGCCTTCAGCGGATACAGCGCATTTGCTTCGAACATCACGGCACTCGCGACCGATGCCGGCCTGGAATGCGACGTCATCTGCGACGACGTCAGCTATTCCGTCGAGCCCGTCTACCAGGATGGCCCGATTGCGCTTGCCGCACAGAATGCCGTAGACTCTGGCATTCCTTACTACTCCAGCGCCGGCAATCAGACTGACGACGGCCACGAGCGTCCTTACACCGACGCGAACTCTGGAACCGACGACCTGGTCTTCCCGCCCACGGGCAACGATCTGCATGACTTCGGTTTGGCAATGGGGTTGTCCTCCGACACGCATCTGCAGTTCACCCTTGCGAACGGCGAAGCAATCACTCTCGGCTTGCACTGGACCGAACCGTACGGTGGAACTTACGGCGCCGGTCCGGGCTCTGAGGCCGACTACGATCTCTACATTGTGAATAGCGCCACACTTCCCGTCACCAATCCCATGGTCCTGGCAGCAAGCACAAATGTCCAGGGCACAAGTGGCTCGCCCAGCGGACCGGCTTTCGAAGGTTGCTCTTACCAGAACACCACCGGAAGCCCCCAGACTGTTTACGTGATTATTGATCACTACGACGGCAAGAAGGACGACGACATTCATCTCTGGGTCAAGTACGACGGATCCGGCGGTATCGACGACAAGGTCTTGCTGACTGACCGCACGCTCTTCGGCCATGCCGCGGCACCGGGAGCAATCGCGACTGGCGCCATGCTCTACTTCGAGATCTCCACCGGCGGAAATGCCTATGCGCCGAACGGTGTTCTCAACGTAAACAGCTTCTCGTCGCTCGGTGGCGATCTGCCATTCTACTTCGATAGCACCGGCGCGCTGCTCGGAACGGTTGAGACCCGCGCCAAGCCGGAAGTCACGGGCCCCGACGGGGCTGACACGACGTTCTTCGGCAGCGGCGATTGGGACAGCACCAGCTTCCCGAACTTCTGGGGGACTTCTGCGGCCGCTCCGCACGTTGCAGCCGTTGCAGCCCTGATGCTCGAGCGAAATGCCGCGCTGACTCCTGCGAACCTGAATCAGATTCTGATCAACACAGCAGTCGATGCGGAAACCGCCGGATGGGACTCTCTATCCGGACACGGTGTCGTTGATGCGCTGGCCGCTGTGACAAACGCGGTTTCGACACCTCCGACCGTGACAATCGATGAGAACGCTTCGCAGGATGATCCGACGAATACATTGCCGATCGTCTTCGACGTGGTCTTCTCGGAAGATGTCACTGGATTCACCGGCGGTGCCGATGTTTCCTTCTCCGGCACGGCCTCGGGAATCACCTACAACATCACCGGCGGACCGGCCAGCTATCAGGTCAACGTCACCGCCATCACATCTCCGGGAACCGTGATCGCCAGCATCCCATCAAGTGCCGCCAACAGCGTTGGCACGGGCCTTGGCAACACGGCCAGTTCCTCGACCGACAACAGCGTTACCTACGACAACGTGAGCCCGACGATGGATACGCTGCAGGCAGCCGCCGGACAGGCCGATCCTGCAACGACTCTGCCGATCAACTTCACGGTCGACTTCGACGAAGCCATCAACGGCTTCGATGCCAGCGACGTTGACACATCGGCATCGACTGCATCGGGAACACTCACAGTGGGGATCACCCCCTCATCTCGTGGCACCAGCGGACCGTTCACAGTCTCTGTCGATGGCGCGGCCGGCGCAGGCGATATCACGATCAGCATCATTGGCGGCGGTATCACCGACGACGCCGGCAATACGGTGAACGCCAGCGGCAGTGCCACCGTTACCTACAATCCGGCTGCCGCCGTGGAAGAATGGTGGGTTGTTAAGTAA
- a CDS encoding ATP-binding cassette domain-containing protein, giving the protein MIEVQNLRKTYMVHKKAPGFWGSVKSLIVREKYAKHAVNDVSFQIGEGEIVGLIGANGAGKTTLVKMLAGIIHPTGGKARVLGHDPWERANDFRRQIALIMGQKAQLWWDLPAADCFLLLKEIYRLPDEQFHETLEELTTVLDIKKELNVQIRRLSLGERMKMELIAALLHRPRVVFLDEPTIGLDLSAQHAIREFILRYQQKFKPAVILTSHYMEDIERLCKRIMIIRQGEIVYDGSLEQVVHTYAKRKVVTAHLRDDKEFTLDREKLEKIGRMEDAGDREIRLHVPREDVASAAAHLVNEYPVVDLNIEEVEIGEIIEAIMTDKQHEDD; this is encoded by the coding sequence ATGATCGAAGTTCAAAATCTCCGCAAAACCTACATGGTTCACAAGAAGGCGCCGGGCTTCTGGGGTTCTGTGAAATCCCTGATCGTTCGGGAGAAGTACGCCAAGCATGCCGTGAACGATGTCTCTTTCCAAATAGGTGAAGGCGAGATCGTCGGCTTGATCGGGGCGAACGGCGCGGGGAAGACCACGCTGGTGAAGATGCTAGCCGGAATCATTCACCCAACAGGCGGTAAGGCCCGTGTGCTAGGCCACGATCCCTGGGAACGTGCGAACGATTTCCGTCGCCAGATTGCGCTGATCATGGGGCAGAAGGCCCAACTGTGGTGGGATCTCCCTGCCGCGGACTGCTTCCTGTTGCTGAAGGAAATCTATCGACTGCCGGACGAACAGTTCCACGAAACGTTGGAGGAGCTGACAACGGTTCTGGATATCAAGAAGGAACTGAACGTCCAGATTCGCCGATTGTCGCTCGGCGAACGTATGAAGATGGAGTTGATCGCGGCGCTCCTTCACCGGCCGCGCGTTGTGTTCCTGGACGAACCGACGATCGGTCTCGACCTTTCCGCACAGCACGCAATCCGCGAATTCATCCTGCGCTATCAGCAGAAGTTCAAGCCGGCAGTGATTCTGACGAGTCACTACATGGAGGACATCGAGCGCCTCTGCAAACGCATCATGATCATTCGGCAGGGCGAGATCGTGTACGACGGAAGTCTCGAACAGGTCGTACACACCTACGCGAAACGCAAGGTTGTAACGGCGCACTTGCGCGACGACAAAGAGTTCACGCTCGACCGCGAGAAGCTCGAGAAGATCGGCCGTATGGAAGACGCGGGAGACCGCGAGATTCGACTCCATGTACCGCGCGAGGATGTCGCCTCCGCAGCGGCACATCTGGTGAATGAGTATCCCGTCGTGGATCTGAATATCGAGGAAGTTGAAATCGGCGAGATCATTGAAGCAATCATGACAGACAAGCAGCACGAAGACGATTGA
- a CDS encoding ABC-2 family transporter protein: MTPRLFMNIVSMQARKMMSYRADFWVNALAAFFIMLGVIYFLWDSIYAGTGQTVIAGYTFSEMLTYYVLVILLGKIVRGLDQWSGMSDEIYQGHYTRYLIYPVKYFPFKYAQHLGNLTPALMQLVLFGALLAVFLRVPDSIQITPATIAMTVGAVLMGNLLHFLIYCPIEGTAFWADNVWSLCVMMRFTLGFLGGQMLPLTLFPETIQSVNQFLPFQYVYFFPVQTLMGHVTPSEWLFGMGVTAVWILVFAGLTRLIWARGSYVYTGVGI; this comes from the coding sequence ATGACGCCCCGCTTGTTCATGAACATCGTCAGCATGCAGGCCCGGAAGATGATGAGCTATCGGGCCGACTTCTGGGTGAACGCCCTGGCGGCGTTCTTCATCATGCTGGGCGTCATTTACTTCCTGTGGGATTCCATCTACGCGGGCACCGGACAGACGGTCATTGCAGGTTACACGTTCAGCGAAATGCTGACGTACTACGTTCTGGTGATCCTGTTGGGCAAGATCGTCCGCGGGCTCGATCAGTGGTCCGGCATGTCCGATGAAATCTACCAGGGGCATTACACGCGTTACCTGATCTACCCCGTGAAGTACTTCCCGTTCAAGTACGCGCAACACCTCGGAAATCTCACGCCTGCGTTGATGCAGTTAGTCCTGTTTGGCGCGCTACTCGCGGTCTTCTTGAGAGTGCCCGACAGCATCCAGATCACGCCAGCCACTATTGCGATGACGGTCGGGGCGGTTCTGATGGGGAATCTGCTGCATTTCCTGATCTACTGCCCGATCGAGGGCACGGCTTTCTGGGCGGACAACGTCTGGAGCCTGTGCGTGATGATGCGGTTCACATTGGGATTCCTCGGCGGGCAGATGTTGCCGCTGACCCTATTCCCCGAGACGATCCAGTCTGTGAACCAGTTCTTGCCGTTCCAGTACGTATACTTCTTCCCCGTTCAGACTCTGATGGGTCATGTCACGCCATCGGAGTGGCTCTTTGGAATGGGTGTTACGGCGGTGTGGATTCTTGTCTTTGCCGGACTGACGCGCCTAATTTGGGCGCGCGGATCGTACGTCTACACGGGGGTCGGCATCTGA
- a CDS encoding (2Fe-2S)-binding protein, protein MDEGFKSPGDEASIPITGRDRQQRIDAESLLADPEQTLCFCRGVPASEVRDAILATASPSIAELQRHCPAGTGCGSCHPEIQALIRELLKCEPNE, encoded by the coding sequence ATGGACGAGGGGTTCAAATCACCCGGCGATGAGGCTTCGATCCCGATCACCGGCCGGGATCGACAGCAGCGCATCGATGCCGAGAGTCTGCTCGCAGATCCGGAGCAGACGCTATGCTTCTGTCGCGGCGTCCCAGCCAGCGAGGTCCGCGACGCCATTCTCGCAACCGCGTCGCCCTCCATCGCCGAACTGCAGCGCCACTGTCCCGCAGGGACTGGCTGCGGGAGTTGCCATCCGGAAATCCAAGCGCTGATCCGTGAGCTACTGAAATGCGAGCCGAACGAATAG
- a CDS encoding FAD-dependent oxidoreductase codes for MKRRALIIGSGICGLATAVRLLENDPELDVTLLESEDQPGGLARSLTLDGHVADLGPHRIFTELPDVQEFLQDLAGEDMVTVKRTSQMFLQGSWIDYPPRPMEILRLLGPGKIAAVGASYAMRKARNIALGKSKRENFETVMADAFGEELYRLIVLGYTEKVWKIDPTEIHADIARVRVSAGGLDQMVKRVFIPEKKGQETALKKFLYIPGGVERLVDRLVERVEAAGGKIATGTRVTDLRRMNNGKWQVISEGPRGGRRTDSAEWVFSTMPVTELLDVLLARRPNDQVAEARRQMRFIANFLVAVVVDRPRVTENTWLYFPGPETIFNRGYEPKNFSPTMGSPNQTMLVLEITCHHGDKIWNSSDEELTRATLDGLEKTGLLKSSEIANTLVHRIPHTYPLYDLDYRRRLNFVWRYLARYPRLISVGRQGLFLHNNMDHSIHMGFRAADVVNEHPDDPQRHFYKEVRRFQKFRIVD; via the coding sequence ATGAAACGGCGAGCCCTCATCATTGGATCTGGAATCTGCGGCCTGGCGACGGCCGTTCGGTTGTTGGAGAACGACCCGGAACTGGATGTCACGCTGCTGGAGTCAGAGGATCAGCCGGGCGGGCTGGCGCGATCCCTGACGCTGGATGGGCACGTGGCGGATCTGGGCCCACACCGGATTTTCACGGAATTGCCCGATGTGCAGGAGTTCCTCCAGGATCTGGCCGGCGAGGACATGGTGACGGTGAAGCGCACGTCGCAGATGTTCCTGCAGGGGTCGTGGATCGATTATCCGCCGCGCCCGATGGAGATTCTTCGTCTTTTGGGACCGGGGAAGATCGCGGCCGTCGGCGCGAGCTACGCCATGCGCAAGGCGCGCAACATTGCGCTCGGAAAATCGAAGCGTGAGAACTTTGAAACCGTGATGGCGGATGCGTTCGGCGAGGAACTGTATCGCCTGATCGTGCTCGGCTACACGGAAAAGGTCTGGAAGATCGACCCGACGGAAATCCACGCCGATATCGCGCGAGTCCGCGTGTCCGCCGGCGGCCTGGATCAGATGGTGAAGCGCGTCTTCATCCCGGAAAAAAAGGGCCAGGAGACGGCGCTGAAGAAGTTCCTTTACATTCCAGGCGGCGTCGAACGACTGGTCGATCGGCTGGTCGAACGCGTCGAAGCCGCAGGCGGCAAGATCGCAACAGGAACCCGCGTGACGGATCTGCGGCGCATGAATAACGGCAAATGGCAGGTGATCTCCGAAGGCCCGCGCGGAGGTCGTCGCACGGATTCGGCCGAATGGGTTTTCTCTACGATGCCCGTGACCGAGTTGCTGGATGTGTTGCTCGCCCGGCGACCAAACGACCAGGTCGCCGAGGCCCGTCGGCAGATGCGATTCATCGCGAATTTCCTGGTGGCCGTTGTTGTCGATCGCCCGCGCGTCACGGAAAACACGTGGCTGTATTTCCCCGGACCGGAGACGATCTTCAATCGCGGCTACGAGCCGAAGAACTTCTCCCCCACCATGGGATCGCCGAATCAGACAATGCTCGTTCTGGAGATCACATGCCACCATGGTGACAAGATTTGGAACTCATCGGACGAGGAACTGACCAGGGCGACGCTCGATGGTCTGGAGAAGACCGGACTGCTAAAAAGCAGCGAGATTGCCAATACGCTCGTGCATCGTATTCCGCACACCTATCCGCTGTACGATTTGGATTACCGCAGACGATTGAACTTCGTGTGGCGCTACCTCGCAAGGTACCCGCGCCTGATCAGCGTCGGGCGCCAGGGCCTGTTCCTGCACAACAACATGGACCATTCGATCCACATGGGATTCCGCGCCGCGGACGTCGTGAACGAACATCCGGACGACCCGCAACGGCACTTCTACAAAGAAGTCCGCCGGTTCCAGAAGTTCCGGAT
- a CDS encoding insulinase family protein, whose protein sequence is MENCRAPLLLAAALAALLILSGCVRNTQPITASPIAPVTGQTIDYQVGEINVHRFPNRLTMIHRQNQTNQIVAVTCLIRPGAAQDPDDKIGQSRLMMRTLTKGTKNRTSDEIAEELEDLGASLNTSDTYDYVAVSLKCVRSDLDKTLDIFADVIRHPTFPQEELDAEKTRQLAEIRIREDRSPSAVMTRFRGQLFGAYPYGRPLEGQPEIVSALTQRDVGTLHEQVVRPENMVISLVGDVDEEEARMLIDKYFGDMADSGSQRVDARKSFAPSGSRFEFVRDVEQGFVALGHVTCPIDDEDAPTVEVASAVLGRGMSSRLFSELRDRQSLAYMVGASANEMYTAGYFVSYIATSPQTVDKALNGLWEQIELLRYEPVTDEELDRARTYLIGGYLRGHETNSQQAYHLANWQLAGMGVAYDEIYPDRIRAVTSRDVMRVANKYFLDPTVVILRPMGKKSPASE, encoded by the coding sequence ATGGAGAATTGCCGGGCCCCATTGCTGCTGGCTGCTGCCCTGGCCGCCCTGCTGATTCTCAGCGGATGCGTACGCAATACCCAGCCGATCACCGCGTCGCCCATCGCGCCCGTGACCGGCCAGACGATTGACTATCAAGTCGGAGAGATTAACGTGCACCGATTTCCCAACCGCCTGACAATGATCCACCGTCAGAACCAGACAAATCAGATTGTTGCGGTCACTTGCTTGATCCGCCCCGGAGCCGCCCAGGACCCGGACGACAAGATCGGCCAATCACGGCTGATGATGCGTACGCTGACGAAAGGCACGAAGAATCGCACCTCCGACGAGATCGCCGAAGAGCTCGAAGATCTCGGCGCAAGCCTCAACACGTCCGATACGTACGATTACGTTGCGGTTTCTCTGAAGTGCGTTCGCTCCGACCTCGACAAGACACTCGATATCTTCGCCGACGTTATCCGGCACCCAACTTTCCCGCAGGAAGAACTGGACGCCGAGAAGACCCGCCAGTTGGCAGAGATTCGAATTCGCGAAGACCGTTCGCCATCTGCCGTCATGACTCGATTCCGCGGACAACTCTTTGGCGCTTACCCCTACGGTCGCCCTCTCGAAGGCCAGCCGGAAATCGTCTCCGCCCTGACCCAGCGCGATGTCGGAACCCTGCATGAGCAGGTCGTTCGACCGGAAAATATGGTGATATCGCTCGTCGGAGATGTTGATGAAGAAGAAGCCCGGATGCTCATCGACAAGTACTTCGGCGACATGGCGGATTCCGGCAGCCAGCGCGTGGACGCACGGAAGAGCTTTGCGCCGTCCGGTTCTCGCTTTGAATTCGTTCGCGATGTCGAGCAGGGCTTCGTTGCCCTCGGCCACGTCACCTGCCCGATCGACGACGAAGATGCGCCCACCGTCGAGGTCGCTTCCGCGGTCTTGGGACGCGGAATGTCGTCGAGGCTCTTCTCCGAATTGCGCGATCGCCAGTCGCTCGCCTACATGGTCGGCGCCTCGGCCAACGAGATGTACACTGCCGGATACTTCGTTTCCTATATCGCCACGTCCCCACAGACTGTCGATAAGGCGCTGAACGGCCTTTGGGAGCAAATCGAGCTCCTCCGCTACGAGCCGGTCACCGACGAGGAACTCGACCGCGCCCGTACATACCTGATCGGCGGGTACTTGCGCGGCCACGAGACCAACTCCCAGCAGGCTTACCACTTGGCCAACTGGCAACTGGCGGGCATGGGCGTGGCCTACGACGAAATCTACCCCGATCGTATCCGAGCCGTCACGAGCCGAGACGTCATGCGGGTCGCCAACAAGTACTTCCTCGACCCGACGGTCGTCATTCTTCGTCCGATGGGAAAGAAATCGCCTGCCTCCGAGTGA
- a CDS encoding ABC-2 family transporter protein, with product MTRYLRLYAYFVQFSFSRAMEFRVDFTFRIFMDSIFYVVQFAFFGVLYRHIAELGGWNWDQVVVFVAGFLFTDAVNMTFFSNNLWHLPQMINQGDVDYYLVRPVSSLFFLSMRDLAANSFVNLIIASGILVWALMRYPGELSFFTIFVYLLMLLAGNILYAIIQLIFLIPTFWFHSHFGLREVFFNVQRYMERPDQIFYGFVHRLLISILPFALIISYPTHILFTGVTVTRILHIVAVLIGMFAFLVWFWNKGLRAYSSASS from the coding sequence ATGACGCGCTATCTCCGACTCTACGCGTACTTCGTACAATTCTCGTTCAGCAGAGCGATGGAGTTCCGCGTGGACTTCACGTTCCGCATTTTCATGGACTCGATTTTCTACGTGGTTCAGTTTGCCTTCTTTGGCGTCCTGTATCGGCACATCGCGGAACTGGGTGGGTGGAATTGGGATCAAGTCGTGGTGTTTGTGGCGGGCTTTCTCTTCACCGACGCGGTGAACATGACGTTCTTCTCGAACAACCTCTGGCATCTGCCGCAGATGATCAATCAGGGCGATGTGGACTATTATCTCGTGCGGCCTGTGTCTTCGCTCTTCTTCCTGTCGATGCGCGACCTGGCAGCGAATTCGTTCGTGAACCTCATCATTGCATCGGGCATTCTCGTCTGGGCGCTGATGCGCTATCCGGGGGAATTGAGCTTCTTCACGATCTTCGTATATCTGCTGATGCTGCTGGCCGGAAATATCCTCTACGCCATCATCCAGTTGATCTTCCTGATTCCCACGTTCTGGTTTCACAGCCACTTTGGGCTGCGCGAGGTCTTCTTCAACGTCCAGCGCTACATGGAGCGACCCGATCAGATCTTCTATGGCTTTGTGCACCGGTTGCTGATTTCCATTTTGCCGTTTGCGCTGATCATTTCGTATCCGACGCATATTCTGTTCACCGGCGTTACGGTTACGCGAATCCTGCACATTGTTGCCGTTCTCATTGGAATGTTTGCGTTCCTTGTCTGGTTCTGGAATAAGGGATTGCGCGCTTACTCTTCGGCTTCTTCATAG